A segment of the Thalassoglobus sp. JC818 genome:
TTCACCGCATCGACTTCCGCCGTCACTGAATCGTTGAGATGTACTTCGCCCGACGTCAGTCGGCCTCGGTGCACGATTAAGCCAGCATGTTTTTGCGTGTCCAGAATCTCGATTTCACCGCGTTCGCTACGGAGCACGCCGACATCACCGACCTGCCCACCAGACTCCGCATAGAAAGGACTCTGATTGAGAATAACGTCCACTGGCAAATCGACATGGCTGACAGACTCGACGGTCTCTCCATTCTGAATGAGCCCCACAACGACCGCTTCAGAGGTGACACCTTCATAAGCCAGAAACTTGGTTTCTCCCTGCGACTTCTGCAATTCATCGAGCGGACCGGCAGCCATTACACCCCACGAAATGCCTTTTCCGCTGTCGGTCTTGTGTTTGGTTTCAGCAGCCCGGAACCCTTCCATATCGATCGAGAGTCCCTGATCAGCTGCGAGCGAGGACGTGAGATCGAGGATGAATCCATCAGTTTGGTGAAGATCGAAAACTTCTTTACCTGGGAGCGATTTTCGATTCGAAGACTTCGCGACTTCGACGAGTTTTTCGAACTTACCGAGACCCCGCTCGATTGTTCCGAGAAAGTTCTCTTCCTCAGCCCGAATCGTATCCTGCACGTTCGCCAGTGTCTTTTTCAACTCCGGATAAGGCTGCGCCATCATGTCGACAATTGCCGGAACAACCTGATAGACGAACGGCTGTTTCTGTCCGAGTAGATACCCTTCGAGGAATGCCCTGCGGAGCAAGAGACGAATGATGTACGACTCTTCTTTGCTTCCGGGTGACACCCCTTCATGGATGGCGAAAGTACATGCGCGGGCGTGGTCGGTAATCCGACGAATGGCGCGACCGGCTTTGCCATCGAACTGATACGGAGTCTCGAGGATTTCTCCAACGTTCTCACAGAGCGGGCGGAGAATATCGATCTCGTAGTTGCTCTCGACACCTTGGAGAACGGCAGCTGTTCGCTCCAGCCCCATTCCGGTGTCGATGTTCTTCTTGGGAAGAGGACGAAGATTGTCCGGCGGATCACCAACTCGATTGAACTGGGTGAACACCAAGTTCCAGATTTCGACTTCTTTGCCACCACCGGGCGGGTGATAGTAGATCTCGCTGCAGGGGCCACAAACTCCATCGGGACCTTGTGAAGGAGCTTCTGCCGGCCAGAAGTTTTCGCGTTCATCTTCGCGTGTGATGCGATCGAGAGGCAGCCCGACTTCTTTGTGCCAGATGCCAGCCGCTTCTTCGTCGTCGAGATAGACAGTGACCGTCAATCGTTCGGGTTTCAGTCCGAGCCAGTTGGAGTCCGTCAAAAACTCCCACGCCCAGTGAATTGCTTCTCGTTTGAAATAGTCACCAAACGAAAAGTTCCCCAACATCTCAAAGAACGTGTGGTGATACGCTGTGACGCCAACGTTCCCGATGTCTCCGGTCCGCAAACACTTTTGGCATGTCGTTGCGCGTGTGTAATCGAGCGGACCAATCCCCAAAAATTGATTCTTGAACTGGTTCATCCCCGCCGGGGTAAAGAGAACCGTGGGATCATCCTGAGGGACGAGAACATCACTCGGACGGCGGACGCAGTTCTTGGACTCGAAATACTTCAGGTAGGCTTCGCGGAGTTCGTTCGTCTTCATAATTTTGCAGCGCAATCGTTTCTCGGGTTTCGTCAACGCGACGAATTACCGAATCTTTTCTATGTCAGGTTGCAGACAGGCACTCTTCGCAGCTCAACGCTTGCCTCGGACTCTGTCTGTATACGGTGGATTGTCAAAGGTCGAACCGTCACCGGTTACGCGTGGGTCGCCGGTTTCTTTCAAAACGGTCATCAACCGATCCGAAAGTTGTTGTTTAATCTCTTGATCATCGTCATTTCCGGCCAGGTTGTGCATCTGAAACGGATCGTCTCGCAGATCGTACAACTCTTCCTCAGGCCGCAGACCATAAGCGAAATCAAGAAACGGCTTCATTTCCGGCTCGTTCAATCGAACGGTCAACCACGCCTTCGACGGACTCGCATCAAGGTCCCCAAATGCGATCATTGTATTGTTGGCGAGCTGATCGTACGTTGGCAGTTCTGAGTCTGCGACTCCGTATCCCGGACCGTCACCCATCGGCCAGCGTTCCGGTTTGAAGTTGCGAATATACAGATAGTCGCGCGTCCGAATCGCTCGCTGCGGATACGGCAAGGCGTTCTCTCGAACATCAGCCACATGTCGCTCTCGACCGACAATCACCGAATCCCGCGTCGGATCAACCTGCCCTGATTCATTGGACTTCAAGACCGGAACCAAACTTCGACCTGTCATCACTTCCGGAGGAGTGACGCCAGCTGCTTCAAGGAATGTTGGAGCGAGATCCGGTAGGCAGACAAAATCTTCGACGACACGGTTCGCTGGCACTTCTTTTCCCCAGCGAATCATCAGCGGAACGTGAACTCCGAAATCATACAGATTGCACTTTCCGCGAGGCATCCCCGGGAAGCCGTGATCCCCCGAAACGACGACGATTGTGTTTTCGAGTTCGCCGCGTTTTTCCAATTCATCAAGCAGCACTCCGAGGCCAGCATCGAAGGCCATTGCTTCTCCAAGATAATCAGCGACGTCTTCGCGAATGACTGGGACGTCGGGCAGAAACGGCGGAATCTTCCCTTTGAGATCATCAGGATCAATTCCCCACAGCTTCTTGCCGGAGCCTTGAACCCACTTCCGATGGCAGTTCGTCGGTCCAAACCAGTAGCAATATGGTTCATCCCCTTCCCGATCATTCAGGAAGTCGGCGAAGTTTCCACGAACTTCATCATAAAGCTCCTGTTTTGCAGCTTCGGTGTCGTCTCGTTTCGAAACGTACTGAGAGAACCCGTTGAACTTGTTTCCGTTTCCGTTGTACGCCGTGCGTTTCGCACCGTAGGGAGCATTGGCCACGGTCCCGGGACTCCAGACTTTGTTTGAATGACCGATGTGATATCCGTTCTGCTCCAGAAGAAGTGGATACGTCGGAATCGACTCGTCCCAGACAGCTTCCTGCAGAATCGCCCCCCGTCCAGTCCGCCAGAAGTACTGCCCGGAGAGCAGTGAGCTTCGACAGGGAGTACAGGAAGGAGCGTTCACGAACGCATTCTGAAACAGAACACCTTCCTGAGCGACGCGATCGATGTTCGGCGTCGTAACGACATCACTCAAACCGCCCGGTTCAAGCTCTGCATAAACGCTGGCATATTTGCCAAGGTCATCTGCGAAAGCGAACACAATGTTCGGACGATCGTCCGCGCAAACGGAAACGCTCAGAAATACTCCGAACAGTAAGGTGAATAAAATTTGAGCGCGCTGAATCATCTTTCGTTCCCATCGAGCGGTTTTGGAGGTGAAACAGATTCGCCGAGGACAAATTCCTGCCCATCGGAAAGTTCGAGCCTCGTCTCACCTCGGGCGTCGCGTATGAACTTTTCGAAATCTTCGGGTGTTTCTACCTGTTGGCCCCCCAACTTGACAACGAACTGGCCCACTTGCAATCCCGCTTCCGCAGCAGGACTTCCATCCTCGATGCTGGTAATCACGACTCCTCGCGGGAATTGCGACAAAAACCGATCAGGCAGAAAGCTTCGCCGAGCTGTTGGATAATCGATCCTGATTCCTCGCCAGACCGGGACGCGATCTTGAGTGGCCACAATCGGCAGATTGTTCAAAGCAGGCCACTTTCCGAGGATCATGCTGAGCGTCAGAATGCCGATTCCATTGGGCCGGTAGACAATCAGGTCCGCCTGATTTCCCGCACCCACCAATCCTATAAGCCGGACGAGATCATCCCCGCTCGTCACTGGTTGCCCGTTCACTTGCAAGACAACATCCTGAACCTGCAATCCACCACGCTCAGCGGGCGATTCGGGCGAAACCCGGTTAATAATGGCTGCCGTCTGATTGGGAATTGTCGGACCGAGTTCACGCATCAGACTTTCGGTCGCATCGCCTGGATGAATGCCGAGGAAGCCGTAATCGACCTCATAGCCGTTAAGCAGACTTTCGATGACACCCCGAAATTCACCGATCGGAATCGCCATCGCAGACCGGGAATCTCTTTGTTGTGGAAGCGATTGTGCCGTCATTAGGCCAGCGAGTTCCCCATCGAGTGTGAAGAGCGGAGTTCCGCTCCACTGAAAACTCTTTCCCAGATCGACATCTGCCAGTGTGCCCAGATCGTGAATCGACCTTTCGGAAATGTCCGTTAAGACGACAGGGCTGAGCCGACCTCCCAAGCTTTGACAAACCGTCAAAGACAGCTTCGGGCTCTCCCCATCTCGGATTCGCAACGGATCTCCAATCGCCACACAGACTGAACCGACCTTGAGTGACTTCCCGGAGGCGAGTCGAACTCGCTCGGGAAGAGCGCCTTCAATTGTGCCTGTCACAATCGCCAAGTCGCTGCGAGGATCAGAAGCGACCACGCTCACATCGGAAATTTCCCCCTCGGAAGAGAGCAGCGACAACTTCGTCGACGGATGACGACGCTCAATGATCGGTTCCAAAAGATGAGCGTTGGTCAGCACAGAAAGCTGTTGACCGTCCACGCTCAGAACAACACCGATCCCCATCCGTGCAGGAATCGGCTGGAAGCGAGGCTGAGTCCCGGACGGATCGTTCTCCTCGCCCTCCTGTTGCTTCTGAGAACTTCCGGACTGAACAACGACAGCCACAACAGCCGACTTGTGGTTCGCGAAGACTTCCTGAACGGCATCTTCGAACTCAGTCAGAGCACTCACGCTGGCAGCCTCAGAAGAATCTCGGCCAGTCTTGTTGGTCGAGTCATCATCTCCGGCGGCGCACACCGTCTGACAGAACAGCAGCGTCGAGCACAGAATCAAAAAGCTGTTTGAAGCTCCAGCGGGACGTCTCACGGCGGGCCTTGAATGATCGGATCAATAGGAAACGATTGCCTGATTGTTGCGATCGCTGAGAAAATACCAAGACGAGTCGCCACAATCTCGCCAGTTCGCTTTCCAGAAGTTTTCTGTCCGCTGTTTTTGCATCCAGCACGTTGGATACGTTAAGCTGTGGATCGATTCAGTAATCGCAAATTTGATCCAAATCTTAATCAAGATCTGATTCCATCAGAACAGAACGGCGAAGGAGACTCCATTCATGCCGCAGACGTCACGTCGAGATTTCCTGAAAACCACATCGCTCGCAGCAGCGGGAACTACGCTTCCACTCTGGTTTTCCACGAATACCGCAACGGCTCAGTCCTCCAACAGCCCGAATGAACGATTGACCGTCGGTTGCATCGGAACCGGAAGTCGATGGAATGCAGTCGGACCTGCTTCGTTTAACTTCGCAGACTGCCTGGCTGTGGCCGATGTCGACGCCAACCACGCTGAAGCTGGCAAGAAAAAAGTCCAGGACATCCACAAGAAGAACGGACGTCCGACTCAAGTTGATGTCTACGAAGACTACCAGAAGATCCTGGAACGGGACGACATCGACATCGTCACCATCGTCACTCCAGACCACTGGCACTCCAAAATCGCCATCGAAGCCTTGCAGGCTGGCAAAGACGTTTATTGTGAGAAACCGCTGACACTCACAATTCACGAAGGAAAACAGATCATCAAGGTTCTCGAAGAGACGAATCGAGTTTTCCAGGTCGGAACTCAACAGCGTACCGAAATGGGACAGCGGTTCCTGACCGCGATCGCCATGATCCGCGACGGACGCATCGGTGACGTCAAAAAGGTCACCTGCAACATCGGCGGTTCCAGCGACAGCGGACCAATTCCGGTCGCCGACGTACCTCAGGGTCTCAACTGGGAAAAATGGCTCGGCCAGGCACCTGTTGTCGACTTCCGCTTCAAAGAGGATGGACGCTGGGGCAAATCTCGCTGCCACTATGAATTCCGTTGGTGGTACGAATACTCTGGCGGAAAAATGACCGACTGGGGCGCCCACCACGTCGATATCGCACAATGGGCCATCGACCAGAACGGTCCTGGTCAAGGTCCTGTGAGCGTCGAACCGATCATGAGCGTGCATCCAGTTCCGTTCAAAGACGGCATGCCTCAGATGGACGACCGTTACAACGCCGCCACAGATTTCGACGTCAAAGTCGTCTTCAAAAACGGTGTTGAGATGCACATCGTCAACAACTCGCCTGACGGCAACGGAATTCTGTTCGAAGGAACAAAAGGCCGCTTCCACGTCTCGCGATCCCGAATCAAGGGCAAGCCCTTCGAAGACCTTCAGGAGAATCCTCTCCCCGAAGATGCCATCGCGCAGGTCTACGGCGGAAAACAACCGACCAGCCACATGCAGAACTTCTTCGATTGCGTTCAATCTCGCGAAAAACCGATTTCCGACGTTTGGACGCATCACAGCGCCATGACGACCTGTCACCTGGCCAACATCGCGATTCGACTCGACAAAACCCTCGAATGGGATACCGAATCACAGAACGTGACAAACGACTCGACCGCTCAACAGATGCAACAGCGTGAACAACGAAAAGGCTACGAAATCAACGTGTCCGTATAATTGACTCGTTGAAATCTGCATCTGAGCAGACACTCAGAGCACTTGAGCATCATCGATGATGACAGAAAAACCTGGCCATTCCGGTCAGGTTTTTCTCTTTTCCAGACGTGACACGAACGCAAGAATCACAGATCTCCGCGATCAAAGATTGACGTTTGATTCATTCGACTGACGTTCTGACGTCTTCAACAATGTCCTGATAGCTGAAGGAAGTGATCGACCGGCGACATGGCGAGATTTGCAATTTTGCGTCACGACTGGCCCTTTCTCCACTGGGACTTCCTCGTTGAGTCCGGCAACATTCTCTTGACCTGGAGACTTGCAATCGAGCCGGCATACGAAGTCGAAATCGCTGCGGAACAGCTTCCTCCTCACCGCCTCGTCTATCTCGACTACGAGGGTCCTGTCAGCGGCGGACGTGGCGAAGTCTCTAATTGGGATCGCGGTGAACTCCTCGATTTCCATAAAATGGGTGATGACTTCGACTTGAAGATCGCTGGAAAGCAGATTTCCGGCCCTGTTCGAATCAGGAAAACCTCTGATTCTTCGTCGGAATCCCATTTCGTCGTCGTATTCGGCAAGACCGGGACTTCACACGAGGCAAACCGATAACTCACTGCTAAATAACAACTTAAACGCAACAACAAACGTCCGTCGGCAATTTGAGTTCACTGCATTCCGGAAATCGAAACGAACATATCTTTCTGGAATGAGGTAAGAAAAAAGAAGAGGTGAAATTGTTCTTCACCAATTCTGAATCATAAGACGCTGCCAGAAGAGACTGATTGCTGCCGGGCAAAGTCGTCATCGCGGAGAGAGGGAAATGTTGCCGAAAATCAACAACATCATCATGTTCACAGCGCTTGCCGGAGCGTTGTCCCTGCCTCGCATTTGCTCAGCAGAAACCGAATTCTCAACGGGTTCTTCGGACCCGCTGATCCAGTTTATTAATGATCAGATCACTCAGACTTGGGAAGACAACGAAGTTGAGCCGAGCGAAGTCGCTTCCGAAGCCGAGTGGCTTCGACGGGTGTACCTCGACATCATCGGACGAATTCCCTCAGCGGAAGAAGTCGACGCATTTCTTAACGACACATCTGAGACAAAACGCTCAGTGAAAGTTGATGAGCTATTGGCTCATCCCGATTACGTCCGCAACTTTACCGGAGTCTGGACGAATCTGCTCATCGGTAGAAACACCCCCGACGGCACCAGTCGTCCGGGAATGCAGAAGTTCCTGCGAGAGAGTTTCGCACGAAATCGCCCCTGGAACGAGATCGTTTACGACCTCGTCACAGCTGAGGGACACTTCGAAGAAAACGGTGCAGTTAACTTCATCCTCGCACAGCTTCAAGGAAACGCAAACAGCGAAGACTATCACGTTGAAGCCACCGCAAAGCTGACACGCGTCCTGCTCGGAATGCAGGTTCAGTGTACACAGTGTCACGATCACCCATTCAACGACTGGAAGCAAAATCAGTTCTGGGAGTTCAACAGCTTCTTACGACAGACTCGCCGAATTGACCACGAGCGCTACGACGCTGCTTCGGGACAGATGGTCGACGACTACTCTGAACTGTCGTATCGGGATTTCGATGGACCGGTTTACTACGAAATGCGGAATGGCCTCGTGCAGGTTGCGTTTCCGAACTACCTCGGCGAAACCTTCGAGGAACGCGGAATCAATCGCCGCGAAGAGCTCGGAAAAATGATGGCCTACGACGACGAATCACAGACCGTCGCCCGAGCCATGGTGAACCGAACCTGGGCCCACTTTATGGGATACGGATTCACACGACCTGTCGACGACATGGGTCCCCATAATGTTCCCAGCCATCCCGAACTTCTCGATCGTCTCAGCGAGGAATTCGTCAAAAGCGGATACGACGTCAAACAATTAGTCCGCTGGATCTGCAACACTAACGCATACAATTTAACCAGCCAGTTTGGAGAAGCGAACGAATTCGATAACCCCGCCGCTGGTGAGGTTCCGCTGTTCAGTCATATGTATGTCAAAACGATGACGGCTGAGCAGTTGTATGATTCGCTTCTCGTCGCAACGAATGCTCACGCCAGCGGTGCGGGAAATTATGAGCAATCAGAACAGCAGCGTATGCGATGGATGCAGGATTACCTGCGCATCTTTGGAGGGAATGAAGAAGACGAACCCACACTCTTCAGCGGAAGTATTCCGCAAGCCCTGCTTATGATGAATGGCCCACTGGTGCAAAAAGCGATTGATGCCGAGAAAGGGAGCTATCTGCATTCCGTTCTCAGCAACAGCAGTTTTCGAAATGACTCAGCCCGAATTCAGGCTCTGTTTGTCTCGGCTTTGGGACGTATGCCCAGCCGAAACGAAACCACCCAAATCAAGAAACTGATGCAACTCAGTCGCGATCCTTTAACGGCCTATCAGGATCTCTACTGGGCATTACTCAACTCGAACGAGTTTATCGTCAACCATTAAATGGTTTTACGATGCCCCCCGGAAACATTCCAAGATTTTCGGTGACATCGTCACTGAAAACCAATGCTTCCCCAGCATTGAGCCCAGGCGGATACAGCCTACGAGGACCAGAAACCGAACATTCGATCACGCTTCCTTGTGTTTCGTGATCACAGCAGTAACAGCCACTGAAACCTCCTCAACTCGAGGACGCGTGACAAACAACTCCTCACCCGAGGATGAGTGACAAAGGTGACAAGATGATTCAACAAACCCATAAAGATCGAACGACTCACGCCGGAATGACCCGACGGCACTTCATGAACCACATGGCACTGGGTGGGGCCAGCGCCTTGGGAGCGGCTCACTTCCTCTCCACGCTGGAAGCCAATGCTGCCCAGATCCAGAAGAATCAGAAGGCCTGTATTCTCGTCTGGCTGCAAGGGGGAGCACCGACCATCGACATGTGGGACCTGAAACCAGGTTCTAAGAACGGTGGAGAGTTCCGTCCGATTTCGACACGCGGTGACTTCGAAATCTGCGAGCACTTGCCTGAGATCGCCAAAGAAATGGACAGCATGAGCGTTGTCCGTTCGCTGAGCACTCGCGAAGCGGATCATGAACGCGGTCGATACTACATGCACACCTCATTCGTTCCGAACCCAACCGTTGTCCATCCGACATTCGGATCGGTGGTCAGCTACGAACTGGGCAGCAAGCGGAAAGAACTCGAAATCCCATCGTTTGTTTCTATCGGTGGCGGCAGCATGAGCCCGGGATTCCTCGGAATGACTCACGCTCCATTCGTCGTTGATCGCCGCGGTCAAATCCAGAACGCCGGCATGGACGGCATGGATCAACAGCGACTCCGCCAGCGTCTGCAGATGCTCGGAACCATCGAAGATGGATTCATTCGCTCCGATCGCGGAGACATCGGTCAGGCACACAAAGATGTCTATACCAAAGCGGTCAACCTGATGACCTCTGAGCAGATGCGAGCTTTCAAAGCAGACGATGAGCCTGCCGAAGTTCGACAGATGTACGGAAACCATGAATTCGGCAACACGCTGATCATGGCCCGTCGACTTGTTCAAACTGGCGTTCCATTCGTCGAAGTGCAGTTCCCGGGCGGTTGGGACCTCCACAACGATGTCTTCAACACACTTCGTACACAGCGACTCCCAATGCTCGATACCGGACTCGCCGGACTTGTCCGCGATCTGAAACAGCGGGGAATGCTGGACGATACCTGTATCGTCGTCATGGGTGAGTTCGGACGAACTCCGCGGATCAACCAGAATGTCGGTCGTGATCACTGGGCAACCAGCTGGTCAGCCTTGGTCGGTGGCGGTGGACTCGCCGGTGGACGTGCGATTGGTGAAACCGACGCTGACGGACTACGTGTTATCAGTGAGAGTTACCTTCCCGGAGACCTTTGGGCGACTGTTGCTCACGCTCTGCGAATTCCACTCGACACGGTCCACACCTCCAAGCGAGGTCGTCCGATGAAGATTGTGAACGGAGGACAACCGATCCAGGGTCTGATCGGATAATCGACTCCCAGCAATCACCGGGGCCGCGGTGACAGATCGGGGGGGCCGGGAACGGCTCCCCCATTCTTGAATATGACAACAAGCCCTGACGCATCTCCGTTGAAACCTGACTTCCCTGGTGAAGAGTTCATCCAGCTCTTCACTCAGGCACAGAGGCCATTGTATCTGTCGATCCTCTCCCAACTGGGGAAGGTTCAAGCTGCGGAAGAAGTCCTTCAGGATACCAATCTGATTATCTGGGCGAAGTCGTCTCAGTTTGAGACCGGGACGAACTTCCTCGCTTGGGCGCGGCAGATTGCTCACTTTGAAGTGATGAAGTGGCGACAGCGGAAGAGTCGCGAAAAGTTGATGTTCTCTGATGAATTCATCAATACCGTCGCACAGCAGGTCTCCACGACATCGGAGGAATTTGCGATGCGTCAACGCGCACTGGAAGATTGCTTGAAGAAGCTCTCCGACCAGGATCGCGAATTGATTGAACTGCGATATCAGCCCGGAAACTCCGGAAAAGAACTTGCAGAAGCTCTCGGGAGACCTGCAAATTCTGTTTATCAGTCTCTCGGAAGAATACGAAAAGCCCTTCTCGAATGCGTTCAAAGAAAGGTCGCTGCTGAAGTCACCACATGAGAACTCACATCCGACACGAACTGCTCAAGCTGACTGAGGCGGTCATTGAAGACTACGCCACTCAGGAAGACTATGCGCGGCTTGAAGCTATCGTTCTCAGCGATCCGGAATGTCTGCAGTTCTACCTGAAACACCTTGAGCTTCATGGCAACCTCTATTGGGATGCTGCCGGACGTGGACACTCCCTGACAATTCCAGAGTCAGACGAATTAGAAACTACTACCTCTCAGCCAGCTGTTCATCCACAAAAAAACCGTCGACAAGATCGTCAAAGAGAATGGGCTCCGCGTCGCATGACGACCATCGCTGCGTCAGTGCTGGTTCTGCTGGCAGCGACAGGAATCTGGCTTCGCGTTTCGGGAAAACGTCTCGCAGACTCTCCCGTACTCGTTGAGAACAACGATCCGATTCCCGATCAGACGACATCCAACGAGGACAACTCAACGGACGATTCGATCGTCGAGGTTCATCTGCCCGACCGGTCGCCACCTCAGCCACACGATGAGACCTTAGTCAACAACTCTCATCAGCCTCAAGTCCAGCCATCGGCTGTGACGAATTTCGCCGATGACCAGGCAGTGGTTGAATTCATCAATCAACAACTTGCATCGAGCTGGAGTGACGTCGGTCTCAACCCCGCTCCGCGAGCTTCGGACGAAGACTGGGTCCGGCGTGTCTTCGTCGACCTCGCTGGCCGAATTCCGACGCCCGCTGAAGTGAAATCATTTCTTACTGACTCAAGTCCTGACAAGCGAACTGACCTCGTTGACTCTCTGCTCGCCAGCCGGGAGTTTTCGTACAACTTTGCTTCCATCTGGACGAATCTTCTCGTCGGCAGATCGCGCGAGCGAGAAATTGATCGCGAAGAGCTGTTTGCGTTTCTCGAACGTCAATTCGGTGAGAATCGAGCTTGGACTCAAACCGTTCATGAACTGCTGACAGCAACCGGTTCGGCGGAGGAATCCGGACCTGCAAACTATTTGCTGGCACATCTCAACAACGAAGCAGTCCCAGCGACCGCAATCACTGCAAGAATCTTTCTCTGTGAGCAACTGCAATGTACGCAGTGTCACCGACATCCGATTGTCGCCGAGTGGGGTCAGAATCGGTTCTGGGAGATCAACGCCTTCTTCCAACAAACGGAAGTTCAAAACACTCTCGTCACTGACGAAAAGAGTGGTGAAAAAGTTCGAAAGCGAGTTCTAACGGATGAAGTCTCTCCGGAACTCGAGCCAGCTTACTACGAATCATTGCAAGGTGTGATGCAAGTTGCGTATCCCCGGTTTGCTGGGGAAGACGTAGCCCCTGAAGAATCCGTTTCGCTTCGTAGACGCTTCGCAAACCTCTTCGCAAGTGAGCAGAATCCACAGCTAGCTGTTGCGTTTGTAAACCGAACATGGCAGCAACTCTTCGGATTTGCTTTCACTCAAGAAGTTGACGACATGGGTCCGCACAGCAATGTCAGTCATCCTGAGTTGCTCTCCAGCTTGGGACAGGCTTTCGAGGAAACGGGTTATGACGTGCGACGACTGATGCGCTGGATTTGCCTCTCCGACGCTTATCAGCTTTCTTCCGGTGCGAGTGAAGAGAGCACTATTGATGAGCCGGAAGCAGGCGGAATTCCGTACTTCAGCCGAATGTATGCCAAGCCATTTAGCGCTGAACAGCTCTTCAATTCGTTAATGATCGCTGCAGGTGTTCCATCGGAGGAATTAACCTCTCGCGGAGACGCTTTCGAAAAGCGAGAGAACTGGTTGCAGCAGTTCTTTATTGCCATGGACAACGAAGAGAATAGCGAGTCGACAACCTTTGACGGGTCAATCACACACACGCTCATGATGATCAATGGAGATCTAGTTCAGCAGGCCACAGATCTCAATCAGAGCCGTGTCTTGCGAGACATTGTCGTCGATCCGAAAAAGTCTGAGACCGACAGAATCAATGAGTTGTGCCTCGCAGCTTTGTCTCGGTATCCGACTGAACCGGAACTTGAAGCGATTCGAAAGACGCTGCGAAATCAGATTCGTTTGCGTACATCTCAGAATGTGCCAGCGAAAGTGGCTGTTGGCGAGA
Coding sequences within it:
- the alaS gene encoding alanine--tRNA ligase — encoded protein: MKTNELREAYLKYFESKNCVRRPSDVLVPQDDPTVLFTPAGMNQFKNQFLGIGPLDYTRATTCQKCLRTGDIGNVGVTAYHHTFFEMLGNFSFGDYFKREAIHWAWEFLTDSNWLGLKPERLTVTVYLDDEEAAGIWHKEVGLPLDRITREDERENFWPAEAPSQGPDGVCGPCSEIYYHPPGGGKEVEIWNLVFTQFNRVGDPPDNLRPLPKKNIDTGMGLERTAAVLQGVESNYEIDILRPLCENVGEILETPYQFDGKAGRAIRRITDHARACTFAIHEGVSPGSKEESYIIRLLLRRAFLEGYLLGQKQPFVYQVVPAIVDMMAQPYPELKKTLANVQDTIRAEEENFLGTIERGLGKFEKLVEVAKSSNRKSLPGKEVFDLHQTDGFILDLTSSLAADQGLSIDMEGFRAAETKHKTDSGKGISWGVMAAGPLDELQKSQGETKFLAYEGVTSEAVVVGLIQNGETVESVSHVDLPVDVILNQSPFYAESGGQVGDVGVLRSERGEIEILDTQKHAGLIVHRGRLTSGEVHLNDSVTAEVDAVKRAGIRRAHSATHLLHHALHQVLGDHATQRGSKVEDDHLRFDFSHGAAVSPDELLKIEDIVNERISEGVPVSTNFMDLKDAKKLGAMALFGEKYPDRVRVVQMGDFSRELCGGTHLDNTGQVGLCRIESEENVAAGVRRIVASTGKKAIQRIRNQEGLLKEVATQLKTPQFQELPRKVSQLQDELKTLKQQLDQYTKASVAGSVDDMLKNAEQVGEARVICETLQGVDRETLREYADQLRKQSGSVAILLGADIDGKVALLAAVSKDLVKKGVKAGDCIREAAKVVGGGGGGRPDLAEAGGKDTTKIADALERGKAVYSEMIAKGAS
- a CDS encoding sulfatase, with translation MIQRAQILFTLLFGVFLSVSVCADDRPNIVFAFADDLGKYASVYAELEPGGLSDVVTTPNIDRVAQEGVLFQNAFVNAPSCTPCRSSLLSGQYFWRTGRGAILQEAVWDESIPTYPLLLEQNGYHIGHSNKVWSPGTVANAPYGAKRTAYNGNGNKFNGFSQYVSKRDDTEAAKQELYDEVRGNFADFLNDREGDEPYCYWFGPTNCHRKWVQGSGKKLWGIDPDDLKGKIPPFLPDVPVIREDVADYLGEAMAFDAGLGVLLDELEKRGELENTIVVVSGDHGFPGMPRGKCNLYDFGVHVPLMIRWGKEVPANRVVEDFVCLPDLAPTFLEAAGVTPPEVMTGRSLVPVLKSNESGQVDPTRDSVIVGRERHVADVRENALPYPQRAIRTRDYLYIRNFKPERWPMGDGPGYGVADSELPTYDQLANNTMIAFGDLDASPSKAWLTVRLNEPEMKPFLDFAYGLRPEEELYDLRDDPFQMHNLAGNDDDQEIKQQLSDRLMTVLKETGDPRVTGDGSTFDNPPYTDRVRGKR
- a CDS encoding PDZ domain-containing protein: MRRPAGASNSFLILCSTLLFCQTVCAAGDDDSTNKTGRDSSEAASVSALTEFEDAVQEVFANHKSAVVAVVVQSGSSQKQQEGEENDPSGTQPRFQPIPARMGIGVVLSVDGQQLSVLTNAHLLEPIIERRHPSTKLSLLSSEGEISDVSVVASDPRSDLAIVTGTIEGALPERVRLASGKSLKVGSVCVAIGDPLRIRDGESPKLSLTVCQSLGGRLSPVVLTDISERSIHDLGTLADVDLGKSFQWSGTPLFTLDGELAGLMTAQSLPQQRDSRSAMAIPIGEFRGVIESLLNGYEVDYGFLGIHPGDATESLMRELGPTIPNQTAAIINRVSPESPAERGGLQVQDVVLQVNGQPVTSGDDLVRLIGLVGAGNQADLIVYRPNGIGILTLSMILGKWPALNNLPIVATQDRVPVWRGIRIDYPTARRSFLPDRFLSQFPRGVVITSIEDGSPAAEAGLQVGQFVVKLGGQQVETPEDFEKFIRDARGETRLELSDGQEFVLGESVSPPKPLDGNER
- a CDS encoding Gfo/Idh/MocA family oxidoreductase; protein product: MPQTSRRDFLKTTSLAAAGTTLPLWFSTNTATAQSSNSPNERLTVGCIGTGSRWNAVGPASFNFADCLAVADVDANHAEAGKKKVQDIHKKNGRPTQVDVYEDYQKILERDDIDIVTIVTPDHWHSKIAIEALQAGKDVYCEKPLTLTIHEGKQIIKVLEETNRVFQVGTQQRTEMGQRFLTAIAMIRDGRIGDVKKVTCNIGGSSDSGPIPVADVPQGLNWEKWLGQAPVVDFRFKEDGRWGKSRCHYEFRWWYEYSGGKMTDWGAHHVDIAQWAIDQNGPGQGPVSVEPIMSVHPVPFKDGMPQMDDRYNAATDFDVKVVFKNGVEMHIVNNSPDGNGILFEGTKGRFHVSRSRIKGKPFEDLQENPLPEDAIAQVYGGKQPTSHMQNFFDCVQSREKPISDVWTHHSAMTTCHLANIAIRLDKTLEWDTESQNVTNDSTAQQMQQREQRKGYEINVSV
- a CDS encoding DNA polymerase ligase N-terminal domain-containing protein, encoding MARFAILRHDWPFLHWDFLVESGNILLTWRLAIEPAYEVEIAAEQLPPHRLVYLDYEGPVSGGRGEVSNWDRGELLDFHKMGDDFDLKIAGKQISGPVRIRKTSDSSSESHFVVVFGKTGTSHEANR